A window of the Linepithema humile isolate Giens D197 chromosome 4, Lhum_UNIL_v1.0, whole genome shotgun sequence genome harbors these coding sequences:
- the LOC105678011 gene encoding uncharacterized protein: MEMERDLTDLTINVNKFNPLHAGCHIKLPREIMLKRAVVNVQSGDNACFAWAVVAALHPAAKHSERTIKYPHYSTVLNLCSIEFPMTLLHISKFEKLNTISVNVFTTEGRSIIPLRLTDDKKEKHVNLLYVPRNNEAHFVYIKDLSRLVSSQLSKQNGKKYICDWCLHYFRTSEKLSVHSVNCGKMNNCAVILPNEDNKWLTFRNYNRKERLPFVVYANLECTLAKKEGQDYTTYAYQHYKTFRILCKLYIR; encoded by the exons ATGGAGATGGAGCGTGATCTCACC GATCTCACCATCAACGTCAACAAGTTCAATCCTCTGCACGCAGGATGCCACATCAAGTTACCGCGAGAAATTATGCTCAAACGGGCGGTGGTCAACGTGCAATCTGGAGATAATGCGTGTTTTGCGTGGGCAGTCGTCGCCGCTTTACATCCAGCGGCAAAACACTCAGAAAGAACAATCAAATATCCACACTATTCAACGGTACTGAATCTGTGTAGTATCGAGTTCCCCATGACGCTTctacatatttcaaaatttgaaaaattaaacaccATCTCCGTAAACGTATTCACAACCGAAGGCCGTTCGATCATTCCTCTGCGTCTCACCGACGATAAAAAAGAGAAGCATGTCAACCTGCTCTACGTGCCTAGAAACAATGAGGCACACTTTGTATATATCAAGGATTTATCGCGGTTGGTGAGCTCGCAACTGAGCAAGCAAAATGGCAAAAAGTACATTTGTGATTG gtgTCTACACTACTTTCGGACGAGCGAGAAATTGTCAGTCCACAGCGTCAACTGCGGGAAGATGAACAACTGCGCCGTCATTCTTCCTAACGAAGACAACAAGTGGCTGACGTTCCGCAACTACAACCGGAAGGAACGGCTCCCGTTTGTAGTGTACGCCAATCTGGAATGCACGCTCGCGAAGAAGGAGGGACAAGATTATACAACTTACGCCTACCAACATTACAAGACTTTTAGGATATTATGTAAGTTGTACATACGATAA